Proteins from one Natrinema salinisoli genomic window:
- the tgtA gene encoding tRNA guanosine(15) transglycosylase TgtA has translation MRESFEVRDTDAGGRIGELTVPRADTTVETPALLPVINPNLDTISPRRLASEFGAEILITNSYIIHGDDELRERALEEGLHELLDFPGAIMTDSGSFQLSEYGEIDVTTEEILDFQREIGSDIATPVDIPTPPDVSHERAESDLETTQERLEIAEAADTGDMLVSAPVQGSTYPDLRERAGRHADGTDLDVFPVGAVVPLMNDYRYDDMIDVVAAAKRGLGADAPVHLFGAGHPMMFALAVAMGCDLFDSAAYALYARDDRYLTVRGTRALDDLDYLPCSCAVCTEYSPDDLRALPDGERESELAAHNLHVTFAEIRRIKQAIRAGNLLELVEQRARAHPTMLDGYRTLLDHAAQLERSDPVSKGSFFYTSHESARRPEVVRHHQRLERLSVPDSLLLTEGNAPRNGEFDDSWRIEPPFGPFPRALSKSYPLTAEVPKRTDRSALEAAADGVARLVEANPNAAFTLAHEGWPADVLERVPGDVALVDLTAE, from the coding sequence ATGCGCGAATCTTTCGAAGTCCGGGACACCGACGCTGGCGGCCGCATCGGGGAGCTTACCGTCCCCCGTGCGGACACCACCGTCGAAACCCCGGCGCTGTTGCCTGTCATCAACCCGAACTTGGACACGATCAGCCCACGCCGGCTTGCCTCGGAGTTCGGCGCGGAGATCCTCATCACGAACTCCTATATCATCCACGGCGACGACGAGCTCCGGGAACGAGCCCTCGAGGAGGGCCTACACGAGTTGCTCGATTTCCCGGGCGCGATCATGACCGACTCCGGCTCCTTCCAGCTCTCCGAATACGGCGAGATCGACGTCACGACCGAGGAAATCCTCGACTTCCAGCGCGAGATCGGCTCCGACATCGCCACGCCCGTCGACATCCCGACGCCGCCGGACGTCTCTCACGAACGCGCCGAGAGCGACCTCGAGACCACACAGGAGCGACTCGAGATCGCCGAGGCCGCCGACACGGGCGACATGCTCGTCAGCGCGCCCGTTCAGGGGTCGACCTACCCGGACCTCCGCGAGCGGGCCGGGCGCCACGCCGACGGGACCGACCTCGACGTCTTCCCCGTCGGTGCGGTCGTCCCGCTGATGAACGACTACCGGTACGACGACATGATCGACGTCGTCGCCGCCGCCAAGCGCGGGCTCGGAGCCGACGCACCCGTCCACCTCTTCGGTGCCGGCCACCCCATGATGTTCGCGCTCGCGGTCGCGATGGGCTGTGACCTCTTCGATTCGGCGGCCTACGCGCTGTACGCGCGCGACGACCGCTACCTGACGGTCCGGGGAACCCGCGCCCTCGACGACCTCGACTATCTCCCCTGTTCCTGTGCCGTCTGTACCGAGTACTCGCCCGACGATCTCCGTGCCCTCCCCGACGGCGAGCGCGAATCCGAACTCGCCGCCCACAACCTCCACGTCACCTTCGCCGAGATCAGACGGATCAAACAGGCGATCCGCGCCGGTAACCTGCTCGAGCTCGTCGAGCAACGCGCCCGCGCCCACCCGACGATGCTCGACGGCTACCGCACGCTGCTCGATCACGCCGCGCAACTCGAGCGCTCGGATCCCGTCTCGAAGGGGTCGTTCTTCTACACCTCCCACGAGAGCGCTCGCCGGCCCGAAGTCGTCCGTCACCACCAGCGCCTCGAGCGGCTGTCCGTCCCCGACTCCCTGCTGCTCACCGAGGGCAACGCACCCCGAAACGGGGAGTTCGACGACTCCTGGCGGATCGAACCACCTTTCGGCCCCTTCCCGCGGGCGCTCTCGAAGAGTTATCCGCTCACCGCCGAAGTTCCGAAGCGGACGGATCGGAGCGCGCTCGAGGCCGCGGCCGACGGCGTCGCCCGCCTCGTCGAGGCGAATCCGAACGCCGCGTTCACCCTCGCTCACGAGGGGTGGCCGGCGGACGTCCTCGAGCGCGTTCCCGGAGACGTCGCGCTCGTCGATCTCACTGCCGAGTGA
- a CDS encoding TRAM domain-containing protein → MLGPAVLGGGVLVVLVIGSWLFKRVRGGSASERQSRERHNEAQERDPPVDIGDVEEIAITEFTDHHSGERQAVGKVEGFVLFVEDVPDACETTDVIRVKVLSFNRGHTSATATFLERA, encoded by the coding sequence ATGCTCGGGCCAGCAGTACTCGGCGGCGGCGTCCTCGTCGTCCTGGTGATCGGATCGTGGCTGTTCAAACGCGTTCGCGGCGGCTCCGCGTCCGAACGGCAATCGCGAGAACGCCACAACGAGGCACAGGAGCGCGATCCCCCGGTCGATATCGGAGACGTCGAGGAGATCGCGATCACCGAGTTCACCGACCACCACTCCGGCGAGCGGCAGGCGGTCGGCAAGGTCGAAGGGTTCGTTCTCTTCGTCGAGGACGTCCCGGACGCCTGCGAGACGACGGACGTGATTCGGGTCAAGGTCCTCTCGTTCAACCGCGGACACACCTCCGCGACGGCGACCTTCCTCGAGCGGGCGTAA
- a CDS encoding HalOD1 output domain-containing protein: MNKSSSGSVDSGTEPVSIAVVTAAATYRNADPTDLPPLYEWVDPDALDALFAPTQRGGSRGGRFEFTYDGLRVAVDCADDVSITIDGSPIVGAMEVDAGNDSTTGA, from the coding sequence GTGAACAAATCGTCAAGCGGATCCGTCGACAGCGGCACCGAACCAGTGAGCATTGCCGTCGTTACCGCCGCCGCGACGTATCGGAACGCGGATCCGACGGACTTGCCGCCGCTCTACGAGTGGGTCGACCCGGACGCGCTCGATGCCCTCTTCGCGCCGACCCAACGCGGCGGGTCCCGCGGCGGCCGCTTCGAGTTCACCTACGACGGCCTCCGCGTCGCCGTCGACTGTGCCGACGACGTGTCGATCACGATCGACGGGTCGCCGATCGTCGGAGCGATGGAGGTAGACGCCGGCAACGATTCGACGACGGGCGCGTAA
- a CDS encoding Lrp/AsnC family transcriptional regulator: MDIELDEVDRGILHLLQQDARHNTATDIAAEVDVTANTVRNRISRLEDAGIIKGYVPVIDYERTDKSMHMVIQCTVPIHERGELAATALAVDGVVAVREVMTGHRNLRIDLVADDTDEITAAVSRLQRQGIEVDEQELLKAEYLQPFDHFGASAADE; the protein is encoded by the coding sequence ATGGATATCGAGCTCGACGAGGTCGACAGAGGGATCTTGCACCTCCTCCAGCAGGATGCGCGACACAATACCGCGACGGACATCGCCGCAGAAGTCGACGTCACGGCCAACACCGTCCGGAACCGTATCAGCCGACTCGAGGACGCGGGTATCATCAAGGGATACGTGCCCGTCATCGATTACGAGCGGACCGACAAGTCGATGCACATGGTGATTCAGTGTACGGTTCCGATCCACGAGCGGGGAGAACTGGCGGCGACCGCGCTGGCGGTCGACGGCGTCGTCGCGGTGCGGGAGGTGATGACGGGTCACCGAAACCTCCGAATCGACCTCGTGGCCGACGACACCGACGAGATCACGGCGGCAGTGAGTCGGCTGCAACGGCAGGGGATCGAAGTCGACGAACAGGAACTGCTCAAGGCGGAGTATCTGCAGCCGTTCGATCACTTCGGAGCCAGCGCCGCCGACGAGTGA